Proteins encoded together in one Lathyrus oleraceus cultivar Zhongwan6 chromosome 5, CAAS_Psat_ZW6_1.0, whole genome shotgun sequence window:
- the LOC127087377 gene encoding DEAD-box ATP-dependent RNA helicase 20, with translation MSRYDSRSSDPTSYRDRRSDSGLGGGGASAAAPSSRRDYDDGGSGSPKKINLDGLPHFEKNFYNESPSVRAMTEAEVNEYRLRREITVEGKDVPKPVKSFSDAAFPEYVLEEVKKAGFVEPTPIQSQGWPMALKGRDLIGIAETGSGKTLAYLLPAIVHVNAQPILDPGDGPIVLVLAPTRELAVQIQQEATKFGASSRIKSTCIYGGVPKGPQVRDLQKGVEIVIATPGRLIDMLESNHTNLRRVTYLVLDEADRMLDMGFDPQIRKIVSQIRPDRQTLYWSATWPKEVEQLARQFLYNPYKVIIGSEDLKANHAIKQYVDIVPEKQKYDKLVKLLEDIMDGSRILIFMDTKKGCDQITRQLRMDGWPALSIHGDKSQAERDWVLSEFKSGKSPIMTATDVAARGLDVKDVKYVINYDFPGSLEDYVHRIGRTGRAGAKGTAYTFFTAANARFAKELISILEEAGQRVSSELAAMGRGAPPPPSGGFRDRGKSFGSGRPWS, from the exons ATGAGCCGCTACGATAGCCGTTCCTCCGACCCCACTTCCTACCGTGACCGAAGAAG TGACTCGGGGTTAGGTGGTGGAGGAGCTTCTGCTGCTGCGCCTTCGAGTAGAAGAGACTACGATGACGGTGGCTCTGGTTCTCCTAAGAAAATTAATTTGGATGGGTTACCTCATTTTGAGAAAAATTTCTACAATGAATCGCCTTCTGTTAGGGCAATGACCGAGGCTGAAGTTAATGAGTATCGTCTTCGCCGCGAAATTACTGTTGAAGGCAAAGATGTTCCTAAACCTGTTAAATCCTTTTCTGATGCTGCTTTTCCAG AATATGTACTGGAAGAAGTTAAAAAAGCTGGTTTTGTTGAGCCTACACCCATTCAGTCCCAAGGTTGGCCAATGGCTTTGAAGGGACGTGATCTAATAGGAATTGCAGAGACAGGATCAGGAAAGACACTTGCTTATTTGTTGCCGGCCATAGTGCATGTTAATGCTCAGCCAATTCTAG ATCCTGGGGATGGACCTATTGTGTTAGTTTTGGCTCCTACACGTGAACTTGCCGTTCAAATACAACAAGAGGCTACTAAATTTGGTGCATCATCTAGGATTAAGAGCACATGCATTTACGGTGGGGTTCCTAAGGGGCCTCAAGTGCGTGATCTACAGAAAG GTGTTGAAATTGTAATTGCCACTCCGGGAAGGTTAATTGATATGCTCGAGTCAAATCATACTAACTTGCGAAGGGTCACATACCTGGTATTGGATGAAGCTGATAGGATGCTGGACATGGGGTTTGATCCCCAGATACGGAAAATTGTCTCTCAG ATTCGTCCAGACCGTCAAACTTTGTATTGGAGTGCTACTTGGCCAAAGGAGGTTGAACAATTGGCAAGGCAGTTCCTTTACAATCCATACAAA GTAATTATAGGTTCTGAAGATTTAAAAGCTAACCATGCTATAAAGCAATATGTTGACATTGTTCCTGAAAAGCAAAAATATGATAA ATTGGTGAAGTTGTTGGAGGACATCATGGATGGAAGTCGAATATTGATATTCATGGATACTAAAAAAGGATGTGATCAGATTACTAGGCAGCTTCGCATGGATGGTTGGCCAGCACTTTCAATTCATGGAGACAAAAGTCAAGCAGAAAGAGATTGGGTGCTTTCAGAGTTTAAATCTGGAAAGAGTCCTATAATGACCGCAACAGATGTTGCAGCTCGTGGTTTAG ATGTGAAGGATGTGAAATACGTCATAAATTATGACTTCCCGGGATCACTAGAAGATTATGTTCATCGAATTGGAAGGACTGGGAGAGCTGGTGCGAAAGGCACTGCATACACATTCTTTACAGCTGCTAATGCCAGATTTGCAAAGGAACTTATAAGCATACTTGAGGAAGCTGGACAGAGAGTGAGTTCTGAGCTGGCAGCAATGGGGCGTGGCGCACCTCCTCCGCCTTCAG GGGGCTTCCGAGACCGTGGGAAGAGTTTTGGCAGCGGTCGTCCATGGAGCTGA